The proteins below come from a single Papaver somniferum cultivar HN1 chromosome 11, ASM357369v1, whole genome shotgun sequence genomic window:
- the LOC113322103 gene encoding L-galactono-1,4-lactone dehydrogenase, mitochondrial-like, whose product MFRVLKLRRSTKTLLEYNNTTNSTSSLQSITTQTSSSSFSPNPNTNFLRAFCTAPSSSTSAKDKEIRKYIGYGALMIGCGVATYYSFPFPEDAKHKKAQPFRYAPLPDDLHTVSNWSGTHEVQTRVFLQPESLEELEKIVKESNDKGQKIRPVGSGLSPNGIGLLRAGMVNLALMDKVLEVDKQKKTVRVQAGIRVQQLVDGIKEHGLTLQNFASIREQQIGGIVQVGAHGTGAKLPPIDEQVISMKLVTPAKGTIEISKEKDPELFYLARCGLGGLGVVAEVTLQCVDRQELVEHTFVSNMTEIKKNHKKWLTDNKHLKYLWIPYSETVVVVTCNPVSKWRGPPKFKPKYGKDEALQHVRDLYLELGKKYRIGETAAKSSEGEEPDINELSFTELRDKLLALDPLDTDHVIKVNQAEAEFWRKSEGYRVGWSDEILGFDCGGQQWVSENCFPAGSLAKPSMKDLEFMEELQKLVESKGIPAPAPIEQRWTARSKSLMSPASSSVEDDIFSWVGIIMYLPTSDARQRKEITEEFLNYKHLTQKQLWDKYSAYEHWAKIEVPKDMDELVTVQERLRKRYPVDAYNKARRELDPNKILSNAMLEKLFPLS is encoded by the exons ATGTTTCGAGTACTGAAACTTAGAAGATCCACTAAAACTTTACTTGAATACAACAACACCACTAATTCAACTTCATCACTCCAATCCATCACAAcccaaacttcttcttcttcttttagtcCAAACCCTAACACTAATTTTCTACGTGCTTTCTGTACAGCTCCTTCATCTTCTACATCTGCTAAAGATAAGGAAATCAGAAAATACATAGGTTATGGAGCACTTATGATCGGTTGTGGAGTTGCTACTTACTATTCCTTCCCATTTCCTGAAGATGCAAAACATAAGAAAGCTCAACCATTTCGTTATGCTCCATTACCTGATGATCTTCATACTGTTTCCAATTGGAGTGGTACTCATGAAGTTCAAACTAGGGTTTTCTTACAACCAGAGAGTCTGGAAGAATTGGAAAAGATTGTCAAAGAATCAAATGATAAAGGACAGAAGATTAGACCTGTTGGATCAGGGTTGTCCCCTAATGGAATTGGTTTATTGAGAGCTGGAATGGTGAATTTAGCACTCATGGATAAGGTTCTCGAGGTtgataaacaaaagaaaactgtTAGAGTTCAAGCAGGTATTAGGGTTCAGCAACTTGTTGATGGAATTAAGGAGCATGGGCTTACTTTGCAGAATTTCGCATCGATAAGGGAGCAGCAAATCGGCGGGATCGTGCAG GTTGGTGCTCATGGTACTGGTGCGAAATTGCCTCCCATTGATGAGCAAGTCATTAGCATGAAACTAGTTACTCCTGCAAAGGGAACAATTGAGATTTCAAAGGAGAAGGATCCCGAGTTGTTTTATCTAGCTCGCTGTGGTCTTGGTGGTCTTGGAGTGGTTGCCGAGGTCACACTGCAGTGTGTTGATAGACAGGAACTCGTGGAGCACACATTCGTTTCCAACATGACAGAGATCAAGAAAAACCACAA gaAATGGCTTACGGATAATAAGCATCTAAAGTACTTGTGGATCCCATATTCAGAGACAGTTGTGGTTGTTACTTGCAATCCTGTTTCAAAGTGGCGAGGTCCACCTAAGTTTAAACCTAAGTATGGGAAGGATGAAGCACTGCAGCATGTGCGTGACCTTTATTTGGAGTTAGGGAAGAAGTACAG GATCGGAGAAACTGCTGCTAAATCATCAGAAGGCGAGGAGCCAGACATAAATGAGCTCTCATTCACAGAGCTGAGAGACAAGCTTCTTGCCCTTGATCCACTTGACACGGATCATGTCATAAAGGTTAATCAAGCAGAGGCAGAGTTCTGGAGAAAGTCAGAGGGATACCGAGTGGGATGGAGTGATGAAATTTTGGGTTTTGATTGTGGTGGTCAGCAGTGGGTCTCAGAGAACTGCTTCCCTGCTGGAAGCTTAGCGAAACCAAGCATGAAAGACCTAGAATTCATGGAAGAGCTACAGAAGCTCGTGGAGAGCAAAGGGATACCAGCACCTGCTCCCATAGAGCAAAGGTGGACTGCTCGTAGCAAGAGCCTCATGAGTCCAGCTTCTAGCTCAGTTGAAGATGACATATTCTCCTGG GTCGGTATTATCATGTACCTTCCAACATCAGATGCACGTCAAAGGAAGGAGATCACAGAAGAGTTTCTCAACTACAAGCATTTGACACAGAAACAATTGTGGGATAAATATTCTGCCTACGAACATTGGGCTAAGATTGAG GTTCCAAAAGACATGGACGAACTTGTGACAGTCCAAGAAAGGTTGAGAAAGCGATATCCTGTAGATGCATACAATAAAGCAAGAAGGGAATTGGACCCAAACAAGATCCTTTCCAATGCAATGTTGGAGAAGCTGTTTCCATTATCATGA
- the LOC113323529 gene encoding U-box domain-containing protein 44-like, whose translation MEKEIQPETGLFSEFSVYLERIIQVLNDLKDNNNINDTIPVCKIVELLGKELEKSFTLINPNEITSTTTKQIEEQTHNLGRCLGLLLLTVRHVGTEIREEIGVLHMEMMNVRFEEVSIENELEEEEVKEEANSKDEKIEKIIFDFDDVVIQIKYGNDEELKFALLALSTLIENRMIGNEWIVDQGVVPLLVKRLGSAKQDNRLGILLLLRSLAVENGVNKEKMADVESLTILVKSLARNVEESREAVGLLLHLSEIVEVRRRIGRIKGCIIMLVALLNGENELASCDAGKLLNALSSNTQDVLHMAEAGYFRPLVHHLKEGSDMSKILMATALSRMVLTDQSRASLGKEGSIAYLVKMFSSGKLEANVSALGALQNLSTLAENVRRLVRSGIVPTLLNLLFSVTSVLMSLREPASAILARISQSESILINLDVAQQMLSLLTLSQPMVQHHLLCSLNSIVSHSTASEVRDQLKENGAIQLLLPFLTENKTEIRMGSLNLLYNLTKDPPDDLTEQLGENYIKIIVNITSISTSESERAAAFGVLSNFPVSDKKATDILKKAHILPIMISFLNLHTKTSAPMNKWLLESVAGILIRFTVPSDKKLQQFSANEGVIPWLVMLLSIGSPIAKSKAATSLAQLSQNSLTLSKSKSPKWSCVPPPSSEFCQIHDGYCCVKTSFCLVKAGAISPLVRILEGKERDADEAVLSALATMMQDEIWVKGSDEIAKASGVEALIRVLEIGTIKAQEKSVWMLERIFRVAAHRVKYGELARAILIDLAQNVTPKLKSKLAKILGHLELLQMQSSYF comes from the exons ATGGAAAAAGAAATTCAACCAGAAACAGGTTTGTTTTCTGAATTTTCAGTATACTTGGAGAGAATAATTCAAGTACTCAACGATTTGAAGGATAATAACAACATCAACGACACGATTCCAGTTTGTAAAATAGTAGAATTGCTTGGGAAAGAGCTTGAAAAGTCTTTCACCTTAattaatccaaatgaaatcactTCGACGACAACAAAACAGATTGAAGAACAAACTCATAATCTTGGTAGATGTTTAGGCCTACTTCTTTTGACAGTTCGTCATGTAGGGACCGAGATTAGAGAAGAAATTGGGGTTCTGCATATGGAAATGATGAATGTTAGGTTTGAAGAAGTTAGTATTGAGAATGAGTTGGAAGAGGAGGAGGTAAAAGAAGAAGCAAACAGTAAGGAtgagaaaattgagaaaataatttttgattttgatgatgttgtaattCAGATTAAATACGGTAACGACGAGGAACTGAAATTCGCCTTGTTAGCGTTAAGTACACTTATTGAGAACAGAATGATTGGAAATGAGTGGATTGTTGATCAAGGAGTTGTTCCTCTTTTAGTAAAGCGATTAGGGTCTGCTAAGCAAGATAATAGATTAGGtatacttttattgcttagaagCTTGGCGGTTGAAAATGGCGTTAACAAG GAGAAGATGGCCGATGTCGAGTCTTTAACGATTCTGGTCAAATCTCTTGCGCGAAATGTTGAGGAGAGTAGAGAAGCTGTAGGATTATTGCTTCATCTTTCGGAAATTGTGGAAGTTCGTCGACGAATTGGAAGAATCAAAGGGTGTATAATTATGTTAGTAGCACTACTTAATGGCGAAAACGAACTTGCTTCGTGTGATGCAGGGAAGTTACTGAATGCTCTGTCTAGTAATACCCAAGATGTTCTTCATATGGCCGAGGCTGGTTATTTCAGACCCTTGGTTCATCACCTTAAGGAAG GCTCTGACATGAGTAAGATTCTAATGGCCACTGCACTATCAAGAATGGTGCTTACAGACCAAAGCAGAGCTTCCCTCGGAAAAGAAGGATCAATTGCATACCTTGTGAAAATGTTTAGTTCAGGGAAACTTGAAGCAAATGTGTCAGCTTTGGGTGCATTACAGAATCTATCTACTTTGGCTGAGAATGTTCGACGTCTGGTTCGGTCAGGCATTGTACCAACTCTTCTAAACCTACTTTTCTCAGTGACTTCTGTTCTCATGAGCCTTCGTGAACCAGCATCGGCTATTCTTGCAAGAATTTCCCAATCAGAATCAATTCTCATCAACCTCGACGTGGCTCAACAGATGCTTTCTCTTCTAACTTTATCACAACCAATGGTTCAACATCATCTCTTGTGTTCACTAAATAGCATTGTCAGCCATTCTACTGCATCCGAAGTGAGGGATCAACTGAAGGAAAATGGTGCTATTCAGCTTCTTCTACCCTTCCTAACTGAAAACAAGACCGAAATCAGAATGGGATCCTTGAATTTGCTTTACAATCTTACTAAAGATCCACCAGATGATTTAACAGAACAACTTGGAGAAAACTACATCAAAATCATAGTAAATATTACTTCGATATCAACCTCTGAAAGTGAAAGAGCTGCTGCATTTGGCGTATTGAGTAATTTCCCGGTCTCCGACAAAAAAGCAacagatatactcaagaaggcgCATATTCTTCCCATTATGATCTCCTTTCTAAACTTGCATACCAAAACTTCAGCCCCCATGAACAAGTGGTTACTAGAGAGTGTGGCAGGTATACTAATAAGGTTCACAGTTCCTTCAGATAAGAAATTGCAACAATTTTCTGCTAATGAAGGGGTCATTCCTTGGCTTGTGATGTTACTATCAATCGGGTCTCCCATTGCTAAATCCAAGGCAGCAACTTCATTAGCTCAGCTTTCACAAAATTCATTAACACTGAgcaagtccaaaagtccaaagtgGTCGTGTGTTCCTCCTCCTTCTAGTGAATTTTGTCAAATTCATGACGGGTATTGCTGTGTTAAAACTTCGTTTTGTTTGGTCAAGGCTGGTGCAATTTCTCCATTGGTTCGCATATTGGAAGGCAAGGAGAGAGATGCAGATGAGGCTGTTCTTAGTGCTCTTGCGACGATGATGCAAGATGAAATATGGGTAAAGGGAAGTGACGAAATAGCTAAAGCATCAGGTGTTGAAGCTCTTATAAGAGTTCTTGAAATAGGTACTATAAAAGCTCAAGAAAAATCTGTCTGGATGTTGGAAAGAATTTTTAGAGTTGCAGCTCATAGAGTTAAGTATGGGGAACTTGCTCGTGCGATTCTTATCGATCTTGCACAAAATGTAACTCCAAAGTTAAAATCAAAACTAGCTAAGATATTGGGACATCTTGAGTTATTGCAAATGCAATCAAGCTACTTCTGA